Proteins from one Homalodisca vitripennis isolate AUS2020 chromosome 3, UT_GWSS_2.1, whole genome shotgun sequence genomic window:
- the LOC124358505 gene encoding jerky protein homolog-like, which produces MDETGLNFKLLPRKTLATAKEKSAPGFKVSKERITVALCSNASGSHKLPLFVIGKSAKPRAFKNLDMSKLPVYYRSQKSAWMDSHLFKEWFICEFVPKVKSHLLSLKLPVSALLLLDNAPTHPDELTCEGETGIKLYFLPPNVTSLQQPMDQGVIECVKRKYRRKLLSEVLFKLENDEQTDLIQVLKTINVKDVILMVAKAYDEVTALTITKSWRKVWPDIEKAFEKDGNNLGVPDLEHETEETVEILSDLMRLPHTEDIVEQDVLEWLTAEKELDNEVLNDKEIAQSVLQRQDTQDVEEEDDVDGEVDDEGQMSHAEGVAALQLATTYIEQQTTSTTVDVMFLRKWHEYARKKAIEEKVQRKITDFF; this is translated from the coding sequence ATGGATGAAACTGggttaaacttcaaacttttacCTCGAAAAACATTGGCTACGGCGAAAGAAAAGTCTGCTCCTGGCTTTAAAGTAAGCAAGGAAAGAATCACAGTGGCTCTTTGTTCCAATGCTTCAGGCTCCCACAAACTACCTCTGTTTGTCATCGGTAAGTCAGCAAAACCCAGGGCATTTAAAAACTTGGACATGTCAAAGCTACCAGTGTACTACCGGTCACAGAAATCGGCTTGGATGGATTCTCATTTATTCAAAGAGTGGTTTATTTGTGAGTTCGTGCCTAAAGTAAAAAGTCATTTGTTGAGTTTGAAACTTCCTGTAAGCGCACTTCTTCTTCTCGACAATGCGCCTACCCACCCGGATGAACTGACATGTGAGGGTGAGACtggaataaaactgtattttctgCCCCCCAATGTGACAAGTCTCCAACAGCCAATGGATCAGGGTGTCATTGAATGTGTTAAAAGGAAATACCGGAGAAAGCTCCTTTCAGAAGTTCTATTCAAGCTAGAAAACGATGAACAAACAGACCTAATCCAAGTGTTAAAAACAATCAACGTGAAGGACGTCATTTTGATGGTGGCTAAGGCCTATGATGAAGTAACAGCCTTGACAATAACAAAGTCATGGAGAAAAGTCTGGCCAGACATtgaaaaagcctttgaaaagGACGGAAATAATCTTGGTGTACCCGACCTTGAACATGAAACAGAGGAAACGGTAGAAATCCTAAGTGACTTAATGCGACTGCCTCACACTGAAGACATTGTGGAACAAGATGTTTTGGAGTGGTTGACCGCTGAAAAGGAGCTCGATAATGAAGTTTTGAATGATAAAGAAATAGCTCAGTCGGTTTTACAGCGTCAAGATACCCAAGACgtagaagaagaagacgatgTTGACGGTGAGGTAGACGACGAGGGTCAAATGAGTCACGCAGAGGGGGTGGCAGCCCTGCAACTGGCTACAACCTATATTGAGCAACAGACGACTTCTACAACAGTCGACGTCATGTTTTTGAGGAAGTGGCATGAATATGCAAGGAAGAAAGCTATTGAAGAAAAAGTGCAACGAAAAATTACTGAtttcttttaa
- the LOC124358506 gene encoding phenoloxidase-activating factor 2-like, with the protein MTYRPAARISPPKGCDRRRSVVERGVEGGGKTSLNSRWQDVCSMLGAVGDDGETPAFDAFVRNDDDLKVCEELSLDDIATAHQPADGMGGTGDPCSCQPQTVCSTPETSDGILNIDIRIVTPPSGLECQAGFVYCCVSSQLQCGIRNLNLTSPVPPKDGQTKFGEFPWQALIINLDNDYVGGGVVLDAFHVLTAAHKVASIDKAELVVRVGDWDIQSEHEPLVHLDTRVVAVTVHPQYSPQTLVNDVAVLTLSQVLRLYPVVPHINSICLPPPSANFTGSKCWVSGWGKDMFGPGGNYQAIQKAVDVTILSGNECEKQLQLTRLGRHFTLDQESFLCAGGEKDKDACTGDGGSPLVCEKEGRWWLAGLVAWGVGCALPNVPGVYVNIPAMITWIHQCSTSVFSILAQ; encoded by the exons ATGACGTACCGTCCCGCCGCCAGGATCTCGCCGCCAAAGGGTTGCGATCGGAGAAGGAGCGTAGTAGAGCGGGGCGTGGAGGGGGGGGGCAAGACGTCTCTTAATTCAAGGTGGCAAGACGTCTGCAGCATGCTCGGCGCTGTCGGCGACGACGGTGAGACTCCAGCTTTCGACGCCTTCGTCAGGAATGACGATGATCTGAAGGTGTGCGAGGAGCTGAGTCTAGACGATATCGCCACCGCACACCAGCCTGCCGACGGCATGG GTGGAACTGGAGATCCGTGTTCCTGTCAACCTCAGACTGTATGCTCCACTCCAGAAACCAGTGACGGTATCTTGAACATTGACATCAGGATAGTAACA CCACCCTCAGGCTTGGAGTGTCAGGCTGGGTTTGTCTACTGCTGTGTCTCCAGCCAACTCCAGTGTGGCATCAGGAATCTCAACCTTACTTCCCCTGTACCTCCAAAAGATGGACAG ACAAAGTTTGGAGAGTTTCCATGGCAAGCGCTTATCATCAACTTGGACAATGATTATGTTGGTGGGGGAGTAGTCTTGGATGCTTTTCACGTTCTTACTGCAGCTCACAAAGTTGCAAGCATTGATAA AGCAGAGCTAGTTGTGCGTGTGGGTGACTGGGACATACAGTCTGAACATGAGCCACTGGTTCACCTGGACACACGTGTAGTGGCAGTGACTGTACATCCTCAGTACAGTCCCCAGACCCTCGTCAATGATGTGGCTGTACTCACTCTCTCTCAGGTTCTCAGACTGTACCCTGTGGTTCCACACATCAATAGCATCTGTCTACCTCCACCCTCAGCTAATTTCACAGGCAGCAA ATGCTGGGTTTCTGGATGGGGTAAGGATATGTTCGGCCCTGGAGGTAATTACCAAGCGATACAGAAGGCTGTGGATGTGACAATCTTGAGTGGCAATGAGTGTGAGAAGCAGCTTCAGCTGACAAGGCTGGGACGTCACTTCACCCTGGACCAGGAGAGCTTCTTATGTGCAGGCGGTGAGAAGGATAAAGATGCATGTACG GGTGATGGTGGATCTCCGCTGGTGTGTGAGAAGGAAGGACGCTGGTGGTTGGCAGGTCTGGTAGCCTGGGGAGTCGGTTGTGCTCTGCCCAATGTTCCCGGAGTCTACGTCAACATCCCTGCCATGATTACTTGGATACATCAGTGCAGTACGTCAGTCTTCAGCATACTCGCTCAGTGA